A single region of the Gephyromycinifex aptenodytis genome encodes:
- a CDS encoding rhomboid family intramembrane serine protease, whose protein sequence is MSPTRPTSWTAARPAPRAWWRRVVPVLVMVALMWASEILDLLTPFSLDRYGIRPRHLDHLAGIVASPFLHHGFGHLIANTTALLILGALLALSTRHLWAVTIGVILLSGAGVWLTGASNSVHIGASGLVYGYAAFLAVYGFAARRLASALAGLLVIAGYGSLLWGVLPVQAGVSWQGHLFGALAGVALALKLGRRDRAGL, encoded by the coding sequence ATGAGCCCGACCCGCCCCACCTCCTGGACCGCTGCCCGCCCCGCCCCGCGTGCGTGGTGGCGCCGCGTCGTTCCGGTACTGGTGATGGTCGCTCTCATGTGGGCCAGCGAGATCCTCGACCTGCTCACCCCGTTCTCGCTAGACCGGTACGGCATCCGGCCACGCCATCTGGACCACCTGGCCGGCATCGTGGCCAGCCCCTTCCTGCACCACGGCTTCGGGCACCTCATCGCCAACACGACCGCGCTGCTCATACTCGGAGCGCTGCTGGCGCTGAGCACCCGGCACCTGTGGGCCGTCACCATCGGCGTCATCCTGCTCAGCGGGGCGGGGGTGTGGCTCACCGGCGCGTCGAACAGCGTGCACATCGGCGCCAGCGGACTCGTCTACGGCTACGCCGCTTTCCTGGCCGTCTACGGCTTCGCCGCCCGACGTCTGGCCTCGGCGTTGGCCGGGCTGCTCGTCATCGCCGGGTACGGCTCTTTGCTGTGGGGCGTCCTACCGGTGCAGGCAGGCGTCTCCTGGCAAGGCCACCTCTTCGGCGCCCTCGCCGGGGTTGCGTTGGCTCTGAAATTGGGACGACGCGACCGAGCAGGCCTCTGA
- a CDS encoding DUF1846 domain-containing protein, translating into MGAQTIGFDREKYLRLQAEHINARRAKFGGKLYLEFGGKLFDDFHASRVLPGFTPDNKLVMLQTLKDEVEMVVVVSARDLVANKVRADLGIGYDADALRLIDEFRARGLHVGSVVISHMTDDNKPAKAFKRKLERLGLTVYRHFPIKGYPNDVQHIVSDEGYGKNDYIETTRDLVVVTAPGPGSGKMATCLSQLFHDHRRGIPSGYAKFETFPIWNLPLDHPINIAYEAATVDLDDVNMIDPFHLEAYGEKCVNYNRDVEIFPVLNLLFERIMERSPYKSPTDMGVNMVGQCISDDEACRAASKQEVIRRYYRTLAIERRDALEPVLSERIALLMSRLGITSEDRPVVEPALRTAKRTKGPAAAIELPDGRIITGKTTSLLGCCSAILLDALKALAGIDDKVRLLSPETVVPIQTLKTQHLGSRNPRLHTDEVLIALSVGANHDENARRALAELPKLRGCDVHSSVILGPVDEGIFRSLGVQVTTEPVYQSKKLYRKS; encoded by the coding sequence GTGGGCGCACAGACGATCGGGTTCGATCGCGAGAAATACCTGCGGCTGCAGGCGGAGCACATCAACGCCCGACGGGCCAAGTTCGGCGGCAAGCTCTATCTGGAGTTCGGCGGCAAACTCTTCGACGACTTCCACGCCTCCCGGGTGCTGCCGGGGTTCACCCCCGATAACAAACTCGTCATGCTGCAGACCCTCAAGGACGAAGTCGAGATGGTCGTGGTCGTCAGCGCCCGCGACCTCGTAGCGAACAAGGTCCGCGCCGACCTGGGCATCGGCTACGACGCCGACGCGCTGCGCCTCATCGACGAGTTCCGCGCCCGCGGGCTGCACGTCGGCAGCGTCGTCATCTCGCACATGACCGACGACAACAAGCCCGCCAAAGCGTTCAAACGCAAACTCGAACGGCTTGGGCTGACGGTCTACCGACACTTCCCGATCAAGGGCTACCCCAACGACGTGCAACACATCGTCAGCGACGAGGGGTACGGAAAAAACGACTACATCGAAACCACTCGCGACCTGGTCGTGGTCACCGCGCCCGGCCCCGGCAGCGGCAAGATGGCGACCTGCCTGTCCCAGCTCTTCCACGATCACCGCCGCGGAATCCCCTCCGGCTACGCCAAGTTCGAGACGTTCCCGATCTGGAACCTGCCCTTGGACCACCCGATCAACATCGCCTACGAGGCCGCCACCGTCGACTTGGACGACGTGAACATGATCGACCCGTTCCACCTGGAGGCCTACGGCGAGAAGTGCGTCAACTACAACCGGGACGTCGAGATCTTCCCGGTGCTCAACCTGCTCTTCGAACGGATCATGGAGCGCTCCCCCTACAAGTCGCCCACCGACATGGGCGTCAACATGGTCGGGCAGTGCATCAGCGACGACGAAGCTTGCCGGGCGGCCTCCAAGCAGGAAGTCATCCGACGCTACTACCGCACGTTGGCCATCGAGCGCCGTGACGCCCTCGAACCGGTGCTGTCCGAGCGAATCGCGTTGCTGATGAGCAGGCTGGGAATCACTTCCGAGGACCGGCCCGTCGTCGAGCCGGCGCTGCGAACCGCCAAGCGCACCAAGGGTCCAGCGGCCGCTATCGAACTGCCTGACGGGCGGATCATCACCGGCAAGACGACTTCACTGCTGGGTTGCTGCTCGGCCATCCTGCTGGACGCCCTGAAGGCGCTGGCCGGCATCGACGACAAGGTACGTCTGCTCTCCCCGGAGACGGTCGTGCCGATCCAGACGCTGAAGACCCAACATCTGGGCAGCCGCAACCCGCGCCTGCACACCGATGAGGTCCTCATCGCGCTGTCGGTGGGCGCCAACCACGACGAGAACGCCCGCCGGGCGCTGGCCGAGCTGCCCAAGCTGCGCGGCTGCGACGTCCACTCCAGCGTCATCCTCGGGCCCGTCGACGAGGGCATCTTCCGCAGCCTCGGGGTTCAGGTGACCACCGAACCCGTTTACCAATCCAAGAAGCTGTACCGCAAGAGCTGA
- a CDS encoding IucA/IucC family C-terminal-domain containing protein, whose protein sequence is MSLEQEPRSDLEALAARMADWAGTFSLALGPDCVAAARRQVADDPLGAVCSAADLARPDSGVPEEFVRRHAEARGLPYGRHAASLVFQRYAHRVAGVAVAAWVAQDLVPQLRLDSVQVLVTGGSPTRLLLPQPEVLRDVDAEQVVQLIVDEHLAVVAESLHEVARVGMANLWGNMGAAIAGAARSLSKHFPAAQVRDKGEALLATRPGLARSGTFRYLDGPLGQRLFFDRRSCCHWYVVPDGQYCSWCSLLTHEERTAKFTAAMHKEAHPDNATI, encoded by the coding sequence ATGAGCCTTGAGCAGGAACCGCGAAGCGACCTGGAGGCGCTTGCCGCGAGGATGGCGGACTGGGCGGGAACGTTCTCACTGGCGCTCGGCCCGGACTGTGTGGCCGCTGCTCGCCGTCAGGTGGCGGATGACCCGTTGGGTGCGGTGTGTTCGGCGGCCGACCTGGCTCGCCCGGACTCTGGGGTGCCTGAGGAGTTCGTGCGGCGCCACGCCGAGGCCCGGGGGTTGCCGTACGGGCGGCATGCGGCATCGCTGGTGTTCCAGCGTTACGCGCACCGGGTGGCGGGGGTGGCGGTCGCTGCGTGGGTCGCGCAGGATCTGGTGCCGCAGCTGCGCCTGGATTCGGTGCAGGTGCTGGTCACCGGGGGTAGCCCGACGAGGCTGCTGCTCCCTCAACCGGAGGTGCTGCGCGACGTCGACGCCGAGCAGGTGGTGCAGCTGATTGTCGATGAGCACCTGGCTGTGGTCGCCGAGTCGCTGCACGAGGTGGCCCGGGTGGGTATGGCGAACCTGTGGGGCAACATGGGCGCCGCTATCGCGGGGGCAGCTCGTTCGTTGTCGAAACACTTCCCCGCAGCGCAGGTGCGCGACAAAGGTGAAGCGCTGCTGGCCACCCGCCCCGGTCTGGCCCGCTCCGGGACCTTCCGCTATCTCGACGGGCCCCTCGGGCAGCGCCTGTTCTTCGACCGGCGAAGCTGCTGCCACTGGTACGTCGTGCCCGACGGACAGTACTGCTCCTGGTGCTCCCTGCTCACCCACGAAGAACGCACCGCCAAGTTCACCGCCGCGATGCACAAAGAAGCTCATCCCGACAACGCCACGATCTAG